In [Mycobacterium] stephanolepidis, the genomic window CTCGGCGCTGGGTTTTGATTGGGCTAACCAGAACCGTGATCGCGTCGCCGGTATCGCCTACATGGAATCCATTGTCATGCCAATAGATTGGTCGGACTTCCCCGGCGCGGCACGGAGCGCATTCAAGGGATTTCGCTCATCGGAGGGGGAATCGTTGGTGCTGGACCAAAATCTTTTCGTCGAGGCAGTTCTGCCTGGTGCCATTCAGCGCACGCTCAGCGACGAAGAAATGGAACATTACCGCCGGCCCTTCCGCAGCCGTGGCGAGGATCGTCGGCCCACCTTGTCATGGCCGCGCAACTTGCCAATCGACGGAGAACCGACCGATGTTGTGCAGGTCGTCAAGAACTACGGGAAATGGCTCACTGAAAGCGATATACCCAAACTGTTCATCAACGCTGAGCCAGGCGCCATCACACGGGGGCGCGTCAGAGACTTTGCCCGCACCTGGCCCAACCAGACCGAAATCACGGTTCCGGGAACCCATTTCATTCAAGAAGACAGCCCCGACGAAATCGGAGCGGCCCTAGCATCCTTTGTGCGCACGCTGCGATAAAACGCCTCACGGTCGACGTTGCCAACCGCACTGGGAATCACGTTGATGAATAGCGCCGCGAAGTCAGATCACCAGTGAGTCAATCAATCTCGGCGGACCGCTCATTGCGGTGCACCAAATCGATCGGCACCCTCAAAGTGCAGGCAAGCAGCTGGCGCCAGCCTCTCCCAAATCGTGAACGACCCGCGGGGGTCTCTCCCACTCGAAAACCAGATCAGTTGATGGCGTACACGCACACATCGCGCCGTTATGGCTTTGCCTACCAAAATGATCCACGACATGACCGATGAATCTCGCGCCCGCCGAAACCGGACAGGAAGCTCGTCTACACAGTCAAAAACACCGGTAATGCCCACTACCGCGCCGGATGCGACTGCAGTGATGAGATCTTCGAGCGCGGTGGCTCGTGGTGCACTTCCTTTTACGGACTGCGAGCCCTTCGACGAGGGCGATATACCCCGTTGCCTTTGGCGAGTCATCGCCACCAAACCAAAAGGGACGGAATTCGCGCGCCTTCCCGGACTCTGATGGCCCTGCCGAAGGCAATCTGCGAGACCGCCGGATAGACCTCCGGGGCACGACTGCGGCCCAACCGGTTGTACGTCGCGCCGGGGTGGTCCACAGCGGCGCGCAAGATGGCACGCAGGCGGTTCGCATCGGTGGCGTTTACGACCGCCAACTCAGTGAATGTGGGCAACACACTAAGGTCTTCCAGCGCGTGATGGCTCGTGCCGTAGAACCCCATCGACATGCCCGAGCGGTGGCCGACAACCCGCACCGGTATCCGTGGACTGGCGTAGTCGGTGCGAATCTGCTCGGCGCACAACAACGCCGAGAATGAGGCGAAGGTCGCCGCGAAGGGCAGTACTGGAAACCGGAAAAGCGGTTGGCGCCGCGACAGCTGAACCAGAGGCAGTCGTGCAGAATCTGGCTCGAACCTAGTGGCGCGTGTTTGAAGTCTGTTGACGTTCTGCTTTTTTGAGGATTTGATCGGTGGTTTTGGTCCAGACAAACGGATGCGCGCGAGGGTTCCAGCCGTTGATGAAGGTGCGGATTGCGGTGGTCAGATCGCGGACGCTGCCGAAGGCGCCACGGTGGATGCCTTGGCGTTCGATGAACGCCGAACCATACCTCGACTAGGTTCATCCACGATGCCGACGTCGGCGTGAAATATGTTTTGATCCTGGGGTTTTGGGCCAGCCAGTCGCGAACTTCGGTCTTTTTGTGGGCGGCGTAGTTGTCCATCACCAGATGAAGTTCCTGATCCGGATAGGCGCGTGCGAGGTGACGCAGGAAGGCGAGAAACTCCTGATGGCGGTGCCTGGGCTTGCACACTTCGGTCACTTTCCCGGTGGCGACCTCCAAGGCCGCAAACAAGGTGGTGGTGCCGTGACGGACGTAGTCGTGGGTCCGACGCTCGGGCATCCCGATCTGCATGGGCAGCATCGGCGCCCTCCGATCTAACGCCCGGATCTGCGATTTTTCATCGATGCAGAGCACGACCGCATTCTCCGGTGGCGCCAGATACAACCCGACCACATCGGTGACCTTGGCGACCAGTTCGGGATCGGTCGAGAACTTGAACGTCTCGACGCGCCACGGCGCCACCCCATACTCACGCCACGCCTTGGCCACCGCCGAAAAACTGATCCCCAAATGATCGGCCAACAGCCGAGAACTCCGATGTGTCACACCTAGTGTCGCAGGTGAAGGCCGCAACGTC contains:
- a CDS encoding haloalkane dehalogenase, with protein sequence MGPVPYGRLQHKQINGKKMAYIDEGEGDAIIFQHGNPTSSYLWRNVLPHLEGLGRLVACDLIGMGGSDKLQNSGPERYHYAEHRDYLFALWDALELGDRVTLVLHDWGSALGFDWANQNRDRVAGIAYMESIVMPIDWSDFPGAARSAFKGFRSSEGESLVLDQNLFVEAVLPGAIQRTLSDEEMEHYRRPFRSRGEDRRPTLSWPRNLPIDGEPTDVVQVVKNYGKWLTESDIPKLFINAEPGAITRGRVRDFARTWPNQTEITVPGTHFIQEDSPDEIGAALASFVRTLR
- a CDS encoding transketolase family protein; protein product: MSGPKPPIKSSKKQNVNRLQTRATRFEPDSARLPLVQLSRRQPLFRFPVLPFAATFASFSALLCAEQIRTDYASPRIPVRVVGHRSGMSMGFYGTSHHALEDLSVLPTFTELAVVNATDANRLRAILRAAVDHPGATYNRLGRSRAPEVYPAVSQIAFGRAIRVREGARIPSLLVWWR